One stretch of Malus domestica chromosome 14, GDT2T_hap1 DNA includes these proteins:
- the LOC103449684 gene encoding uncharacterized protein, giving the protein MNSVFSSHSLFVSLPRCQFLPCIQTQPQHVVINRVYRRNHCVPHLSLSFPFIAHQSLHTRQTPFGATAPSNEGVVSVINFDDFAEKDWSFLDSGDFSSNQDYNLKIDRIISAGEIEEASRVMVSIGSEGFVDRLVESSPCSLLLVVHDSLFVLAGIKEKYDKVKCWQGELIYVPDKWAPLDVVFLYCLPAVPLKLDEVFKTLARCFTQGARLVISHPQGREVLEQQRRQYPDVVTSDLPEKSTLEEAATEHSFELTEYVDEPCFYLAVLKFVGARN; this is encoded by the exons ATGAATTCTGTTTTCTCATCTCACTCTCTTTTCGTTTCCTTGCCTAGATGTCAGTTCCTGCCTTGTATTCAAACACAACCTCAACATGTGGTCATAAACCGTGTTTATCGCCGGAATCATTGTGTCCCACATCTTTCTCTTTCATTTCCTTTTATTGCACATCAGTCTTTGCATACTCGCCAAACACCTTTTGGTGCCACGGCTCCATCAAATGAAGGCGTAGTGTCTGTAATCAACTTTGACGATTTTGCTGAGAAAGACTGGTCCTTTCTTGATTCAGGTGATTTCAGTTCCAACCAAGATTATAACCTTAAGATTGATCGCATTATATCCGCAGGAGAGATTGAAGAAGCTTCAAGGGTTATGGTTTCAATTGGTTCTGAAGGATTTGTGGATCGGTTGGTTGAATCATCACCCTGCAGTCTCCTGCTTGTTGTCCATGATTCACTTTTTGTTTTAGCTGGcattaaagaaaaatatgacAAGGTTAAGTGTTGGCAAGGAGAATTGATATATGTACCTGATAAGTGGGCGCCCTTAGATGTTGTGTTCCTTTATTGCCTTCCAGCCGTGCCCTTGAAGCTTGACGAAGTGTTTAAAACACTTGCAAGGTGTTTTACACAAG GTGCGAGACTTGTTATTAGCCATCCCCAAGGAAGAGAAGTTTTGGAGCAGCAACGACGACAGTATCCAGATGTTGTAACTTCTGACTTGCCTGAGAAGAGTACTTTAGAGGAAGCGGCAACCGAACATTCTTTCGAATTAACCGAATATGTTGATGAACCTTGTTTTTATCTTGCTGTATTAAAGTTTGTTGGGGCAAGAAACTGA
- the LOC103449685 gene encoding uncharacterized protein, which yields MPGLAQRNDQFSNGSSPIYSLSSPNGFWSKHRGDVSYNQLQRFWSDLSPQARQKLLRIDKQTLFEQARKNMYCSRCNGLLLEGFFQIVMYGKSLKQEGTCEQLSCNRSRAPKNQNDGGSSISNGCHDEIPDPSVHPWGGLTITREGSLTLIDCYLYCNSLKGLQNVFDSARARERERELLYPDACGGGGRGWISQGMASYGRGHGTRETCALHTARLSCDTLVDFWSALGEETRQSLLRMKEEDFIERLMYRFDSKRFCRDCRRNVIREFKELKELKRLRREPRCTNWFCVADTAFQYEVSDASVQADWRHTFADTVGTYHHFEWAVGTGEGKSDILEFENVGMNGSVKVNGLDLGGLSACYITLRAWKLDGRCTELSVKAHALKGQECVHCRLIVGDGYVTITRGESIRRFFEHAEEAEEEEDDDSMDKDGNELDGECSRPQKHAKSPELAREFLLDAATVIFKEQVEKAFREGTARQNAHSIFVCLALKLLEERVHVACKDIITLEKQMKLLEEEEKEKREEEERKERRRTKEREKKLRRKERLKGKEKDKDMECSEVNETPALDVVSKEESSLHADEEPNSSISCKDSVIEADDQILSRPGSPETRDEQFQKDFIILKSEDHCYESPDGEITNGRGDTGSFTVEQSKFSRRRLKYRREAQLDASLKWSDRHRYATVSDSASVVSRSESRCNADNFETPSRVINGSNRQLRVNGPKSSGRHSGPKFTEKFLSPSNRMSDRYDFNSCSCNKNTEYRAKVEPHVSAARLGWDTKTASKSESALDMSKQFYRGNRYNQVGDLRDSCVRPKSKVNYGDNPSRDLVHPKKIWEPMYPRSNSDSDVTLRSFAFKHEDKIVKSPGDICAGEDGVDAGEIDEDNNLKESRKSSTGMDVNCQSGFHAGAQDSCNSTKATYEEIGLCPTGSVLNSIDSTSNGTSDPTVSSTSNSDNCSSCLSEGDSNTTSSHHGHQESSSTSDSEDASQQSGGRETSIFIPNGFRDHEVGMENNQSAKGESIESRTPIGPSLSGAGSNIFGNPSTKIAQSFDSGLSAVNVGSQHHGMLPLMHNQNVQFPVFQGPSTMGYYHQSPVSWPAAPANGMLTFPNHYLYAGPLGYGINGNSGFCMQYPVQHIPPLFTTPGSVPIYQPVINREEQTQISTPCMQDYPNEASTESVDPSGAHSRQATPTGERANDDNSGKLHTNNDGFSLFHYGGPVANPPGYMPSKEQTVTDSPLKCSDHVENDQACYKKEATIEEYNLFAASNGIRFQFF from the exons TCGCCCATTTACTCACTATCTTCGCCCAACGGATTTTGGTCCAAGCATCGTGGCGATGTTAGCTACAATCAGCTCCAGAGG TTTTGGAGTGATCTATCACCACAAGCTCGACAGAAGCTTCTCAGGATTGACAAGCAAACCCTTTTTGAACAAGCTCGGAAGAACATGTACTGCTCTAGATGCAATGGGTTACTGCTTGAAGGTTTTTTTCAGATTGTCATGTATGGCAAGTCTTTGAAGCAGGAGGGAACATGCGAGCAACTATCCTGCAACAGGTCAAGGGCCCCCAAAAATCAAAATGATGGTGGATCAAGTATTAGTAATGGGTGCCATGACGAAATACCAGATCCATCTGTCCATCCTTGGGGTGGTCTAACCATAACGCGTGAGGGGTCATTGACGCTGATTGATTGCTATTTGTATTGTAATTCTCTCAAGGGACTTCAAAAT GTGTTTGACAGTGCACGTGCAAGAGAACGAGAACGTGAGTTGCTTTATCCTGATGCATGTGGCGGGGGAGGTCGGGGTTGGATAAGCCAAGGAATGGCAAGTTATGGCAGAGGACATGGAACAAGAGAAACTTGTGCATTGCACACTGCTAGGCTTTCTTGCGATACATTGGTTGATTTCTGGTCAGCACTTGGAGAAGAAACTCGACAGTCTCTTCTTAGGATGAAGGAAGAGGATTTTATTGAGAGGCTCATGTACAG GTTTGATAGCAAGAGATTTTGCAGAGATTGCAGAAGGAATGTGATTCGTGAGTTCAAGGAGCTAAAGGAGCTGAAGCGCTTGAGGAGGGAACCTCGCTGCACTAATTGGTTTTGTGTTGCAGACACCGCATTTCAGTATGAG GTATCTGATGCCTCAGTACAAGCTGATTGGCGCCATACTTTTGCCGACACTGTTGGTACATACCATCATTTTGAGTGGGCAGTTGGAACAGGCGAGGGAAAATCAGATATTCTGGAATTTGAAAATGTTGGCATGAATGGAAGTGTGAAGGTCAATGGTCTAGATCTCGGTGGTTTAAGTGCATGCTACATTACCCTGAGGGCTTGGAAACTAGATGGCCGTTGCACCGAGCTTTCTGTAAAAGCTCATGCATTGAAGGGTCAAGAATGTGTTCACTGTAGGCTTATTGTCGGAGATGGCTATGTAACAATCACAAGAGGAGAAAGTATTAGAAGATTTTTTGAGCATGCTGAagaggcagaggaagaagag GATGATGATTCTATGGACAAAGATGGAAATGAACTGGATGGAGAATGCTCCCGTCCGCAAAAACATGCGAAGAGTCCTGAACTTGCTCGAGAATTTCTACTAGATGCTGCAACTGTTATTTTCAAGGAACAG GTGGAAAAAGCATTTAGAGAAGGAACAGCTCGTCAAAATGCACATAGCATCTTTGTTTGTCTTGCACTAAAACTGCTGGAAGAGCGAGTTCATGTTGCCTGCAAAGATATAATTACTCTTGAAAAGCAG ATGAAGCTtctagaagaggaagaaaaagaaaagcgtGAAGAAGAAGAGCGCAAAGAGAGGAGAAGaacaaaagaaagagagaaaaaattgCGAAGAAAGGAGAGGttgaaagggaaagaaaaagacaaagaTATGGAATGTTCTGAAGTAAATGAAACTCCTGCTCTTGATGTTGTCTCCAAGGAAGAATCATCACTACATGCTGATGAGGAGCCTAATAGTTCCATTAGCTGCAAGGATTCAGTTATTGAAGCTGATGATCAGATTTTATCTAGGCCTGGATCTCCTGAGACACGTGATGAACAGTTCCAAAAAGATTTTATCATTTTAAAAAGTGAAGACCACTGTTATGAAAGTCCTGATGGTGAAATCACCAATGGAAGAGGTGATACTGGTTCTTTTACAGTTGAGCAATCAAAGTTTTCACGACGGAGATTAAAATATAGGAGAGAAGCTCAACTAGATGCATCTTTGAAGTGGTCTGACCGACACAGATATGCCACTGTTTCAGACAGTGCTTCTGTGGTTAGTAGATCTGAGTCGAGATGTAATGCTGACAATTTTGAGACTCCATCAAGGGTCATCAATGGATCAAATAGGCAATTAAGAGTGAATGGCCCGAAGTCCAGTGGTCGACATAGTGGTCCTAAGTTTACTGAGAAGTTTCTCTCCCCAAGTAACAGGATGAGTGACAGATACGACTTCAATTCTTGCAGCTGTAACAAAAACACTGAATATAGAGCAAAGGTAGAACCCCATGTTTCTGCTGCCAGATTGGGATGGGATACTAAAACTGCAAGTAAGTCAGAATCTGCATTAGATATGTCCAAGCAATTCTATCGTGGTAACAGGTATAACCAAGTAGGAGACTTGCGTGATAGTTGTGTAAGACCCAAAAGCAAAGTCAATTATGGGGACAATCCTAGTAGAGATTTGGTTCATCCCAAGAAAATTTGGGAGCCCATGTATCCTAGAAGTAACTCAGACTCCGATGTTACCTTGAGGTCATTTGCTTTCAAGCATGAAGATAAAATCGTGAAGTCACCTGGTGATATATGTGCAGGTGAAGATGGGGTAGATGCAGGTGAGATTGATGAGGATAATAACTTGAAGGAATCAAGAAAATCCAGCACAGGAATGGATGTCAACTGTCAGAGTGGATTTCATGCAGGAGCACAGGATTCTTGCAACTCAACAAAAGCCACTTATGAGGAGATTGGATTATGCCCTACCGGTTCTGTACTTAATTCCATTGACTCTACATCAAATGGAACTTCTGACCCCACTGTCAGCAGTACTTCTAATTCTGATAACTGCTCGTCATGCCTAAGTGAGGGAGATAGCAATACAACCTCGTCACATCATGGACATCAGGAATCTTCATCCACATCAGATTCAGAAGATGCCAGCCAGCAATCAGGAGGAAGGGAAACTTCTATATTCATTCCAAATGGTTTCCGAGACCATGAAGTTGGTATGGAGAATAATCAGAGTGCAAAAGGAGAGTCTATCGAAAGCAGGACACCGATTGGTCCTTCTCTGAGTGGAGCAGGGAGTAACATTTTTGGGAATCCATCAACAAAAATTGCTCAGAGTTTTGATAGTGGTTTGTCTGCTGTTAATGTGGGTTCACAGCATCATGGCATGCTTCCTCTGATGCATAACCAAAATGTACAGTTTCCTGTGTTTCAAGGTCCTTCAACAATGGGTTACTATCACCAAAGTCCAGTTTCATGGCCTGCTGCTCCAGCAAATGGAATGCTAACATTTCCGAACCATTACTTATATGCTGGTCCTCTTGGGTATGGTATAAATGGAAATTCAGGCTTCTGCATGCAGTATCCTGTGCAGCACATACCTCCCTTGTTTACTACCCCTGGCTCCGTTCCAATTTATCAGCCAGTCATCAACAGAGAGGAGCAAACTCAGATATCTACCCCGTGTATGCAAGACTATCCTAATGAAGCTAGTACAGAGAGTGTGGATCCATCTGGAGCTCATTCAAGGCAAGCAACACCAACTGGAGAAAGAGCGAACGATGATAATTCTGGAAAATTGCATACGAACAATGATGGCTTTTCCTTATTCCATTATGGTGGCCCTGTTGCTAATCCACCGGGATATATGCCTTCGAAAGAACAGACTGTTACGGATTCTCCTTTAAAATGTTCGGATCATGTTGAGAATGATCAGGCATGTTACAAGAAGGAGGCTACCATTGAAGAATACAACCTGTTTGCAGCAAGTAATGGCATAAGGTTTCAATTCTTCTGA